One window of the Granulicella arctica genome contains the following:
- the aroB gene encoding 3-dehydroquinate synthase: MPSIRLTTPSASYDIVIGAGLLRTLSSRLRKLTGGKPFRPFIVTSPEIWGLWSKQVLASFSEPPTVLFLPSGEAKKRLVSVELLAEQLAIAGADRDSLLLALGGGVIGDITGFLAAIYMRGIPFVQIPTTLLAQVDSSIGGKTGVNLAAGKNLIGSFHHPLAVLADTDLLATLPATELRSGLQESVKSAVIRDARLFRYMEQNADAILAGDATALTRVVTASVRVKADVVGQDELENGLRMILNFGHTLGHAIESATKYRQLLHGQAVGWGSIAAAELSLARGTITQAQFNRIVALILLYGPLPRFTARAETLVALTGSDKKKRSGRRAFVLATGIGLTDVVYDVTDAELLTAAEAMLTRVKSTRT, encoded by the coding sequence GTGCCTTCGATCCGCCTTACAACACCGTCCGCAAGCTACGACATCGTCATCGGCGCAGGCCTCCTTCGCACACTTTCTTCGCGCCTCAGGAAGCTGACGGGCGGGAAGCCATTCCGCCCCTTCATCGTCACATCACCAGAGATCTGGGGCCTTTGGTCAAAGCAGGTGCTGGCATCCTTTTCCGAGCCGCCCACGGTGCTTTTTCTACCGAGTGGCGAAGCCAAGAAGCGCCTGGTGTCGGTAGAGCTTCTAGCTGAGCAATTGGCGATTGCAGGTGCGGACCGGGACAGCCTGCTGCTGGCGCTCGGTGGTGGCGTGATTGGCGACATCACAGGCTTCCTCGCGGCAATCTATATGCGCGGCATTCCATTCGTACAGATTCCGACGACACTTCTGGCGCAGGTGGATTCGTCGATTGGCGGCAAAACCGGCGTGAACCTCGCAGCCGGAAAGAATCTCATCGGCAGCTTCCATCACCCCCTCGCGGTGCTGGCCGACACTGACCTGTTGGCAACTTTGCCAGCCACAGAGTTACGCTCAGGCCTGCAGGAGTCCGTAAAATCTGCGGTAATCCGCGACGCCAGATTATTTCGATATATGGAGCAAAACGCGGATGCAATTCTGGCCGGCGACGCAACTGCGCTGACACGCGTAGTAACAGCTTCCGTACGGGTGAAGGCCGATGTAGTTGGGCAGGACGAGCTTGAGAATGGGCTTCGGATGATCCTGAACTTCGGTCACACGCTGGGCCACGCGATCGAGTCCGCAACGAAGTACAGGCAACTGTTGCATGGCCAGGCAGTAGGCTGGGGGAGCATCGCGGCCGCCGAGCTTTCGCTTGCCCGCGGAACGATTACACAGGCCCAATTCAATCGCATCGTCGCTTTGATTCTGCTCTACGGTCCATTGCCGCGTTTTACCGCGAGGGCGGAGACGCTGGTGGCTTTGACAGGCAGCGATAAGAAGAAACGTAGTGGTCGTCGAGCGTTCGTGCTCGCGACGGGGATCGGCCTGACCGACGTGGTCTACGACGTTACCGACGCTGAGTTGCTGACCGCCGCCGAGGCCATGCTGACGCGTGTCAAGAGTACCCGCACGTGA
- the nadB gene encoding L-aspartate oxidase: protein MKRVDFLVIGGGIAGLSAAIRLAAAGSVLLVSKDALAESNTAYAQGGIAVAMGGDEDVALHLEDTLAAGDGLVNRSAAAILVEQGPQRVQELLAWGTAFDREAGKLMLTREGAHSLPRILHANGDATGREIALSLLRHVREIPTIELLEWTTGVELLTIGDRVTGATLLDGDETLQTVLAGSTLLASGGAGQVYSDTTNPAVATGDGIAMAYRAGAEVSDMEFYQFHPTAFAMDGAPRFLMSEALRGEGAFLLNAKGERFMQHYHPLLELAPRDVVARAITREGLDGTVYLDMRHSTKDLKARFPGISAFLSRYDLELGRDLIPVRPAAHYLMGGVRTDVHGRTSLAGLYAAGEVACTGVHGANRLASNSLLEGLVFGALAADAMIHERRGSQQRSALEPESSPEGKIDVGDAYIAAWITELRNLMWLDAGLLRDAAGLRRAGEGLAALALRMPEALTRPAIEARNLHTVATVIVVSALAREESRGAHYRNDFPQRDLIAYHSVMQRGHLRSIALDSDLTLTAI from the coding sequence ATGAAACGCGTAGACTTTCTCGTGATCGGCGGTGGCATCGCCGGTCTGAGCGCAGCGATTCGATTGGCTGCTGCAGGTTCAGTACTTTTGGTCTCGAAGGATGCGCTGGCAGAGTCGAACACCGCCTACGCGCAGGGTGGGATCGCCGTAGCGATGGGTGGGGATGAGGATGTAGCCCTTCATCTTGAAGACACGCTCGCCGCCGGCGACGGCCTTGTCAATCGGAGTGCTGCCGCGATCCTTGTAGAGCAGGGGCCGCAACGCGTCCAGGAGCTTCTCGCCTGGGGAACCGCCTTTGACCGTGAAGCGGGCAAACTGATGCTTACTCGCGAAGGGGCGCACAGCCTGCCCCGTATCCTGCATGCGAACGGAGATGCGACTGGCCGCGAGATCGCTCTCTCGCTTTTACGCCACGTTCGCGAAATTCCTACCATCGAGCTGCTTGAGTGGACCACCGGGGTTGAGCTGCTCACCATAGGTGACCGTGTCACGGGAGCCACTCTCCTTGACGGTGACGAAACTCTTCAGACCGTTCTTGCAGGCTCGACGCTGCTCGCCAGTGGAGGGGCAGGCCAGGTCTACAGCGACACGACGAACCCAGCCGTGGCGACTGGGGATGGCATTGCCATGGCCTATCGCGCCGGTGCCGAGGTGAGTGACATGGAGTTCTATCAATTCCATCCCACCGCTTTTGCGATGGACGGAGCGCCGCGCTTCCTCATGTCTGAAGCGCTACGAGGCGAAGGTGCCTTCCTTCTGAATGCAAAGGGCGAGCGCTTTATGCAGCATTATCATCCGCTGCTTGAACTGGCACCACGCGATGTTGTCGCGCGTGCCATCACTCGCGAAGGGCTCGACGGCACGGTCTATCTCGACATGCGTCACAGTACGAAGGACCTGAAGGCGCGCTTCCCCGGGATTTCCGCCTTTCTTTCTCGATATGACCTTGAGCTCGGCCGCGACCTGATCCCTGTACGTCCTGCAGCGCACTACCTTATGGGCGGCGTCCGCACGGATGTTCACGGTCGCACTTCACTTGCAGGTCTGTACGCTGCCGGGGAAGTCGCCTGTACCGGCGTCCATGGGGCCAATCGTCTCGCCAGCAACTCCCTGCTTGAGGGGCTGGTCTTTGGTGCGCTCGCTGCGGATGCCATGATCCACGAAAGAAGGGGTAGCCAGCAGAGATCGGCCCTGGAGCCGGAGAGCAGCCCCGAGGGGAAGATCGACGTTGGCGATGCTTATATTGCCGCCTGGATTACCGAACTGCGCAATCTGATGTGGCTCGATGCGGGGCTACTGCGTGACGCGGCCGGTCTACGCCGCGCCGGGGAGGGACTCGCGGCGTTAGCCCTGCGCATGCCTGAGGCCCTGACCCGCCCGGCGATCGAGGCGAGAAACCTGCACACGGTTGCCACGGTGATTGTGGTCTCAGCGCTTGCTCGCGAAGAGAGTCGTGGCGCCCACTATCGCAATGACTTCCCGCAACGAGACCTGATCGCGTATCACTCGGTTATGCAGCGCGGTCACCTTCGATCGATCGCGTTGGACAGCGATCTGACCCTGACCGCGATTTAG
- a CDS encoding PepSY domain-containing protein, with translation MSSRVSLLKAARTTHLYLGVFITPALIFFAFTGFVQTFSLHETTRGSSYKPPAILVKLGQLHKKQTLVVPVRRPQPPAAPDAGKVQDGAGKSSDGGKPRDGMTSAITPAVKPADAPPSALAKAKNLWPMKIFFALVSVGLLMSTLTGLYMAYKYIRNTLLITGVLVAGILIPVLLTFF, from the coding sequence ATGTCCTCCCGTGTAAGTCTCTTAAAAGCTGCCCGAACGACCCATCTCTACCTAGGTGTTTTCATCACACCCGCTCTCATCTTCTTCGCATTCACTGGCTTTGTGCAGACATTCAGCCTTCATGAGACAACTCGCGGTAGCAGCTACAAACCGCCCGCCATTCTGGTAAAGCTCGGCCAGTTGCACAAGAAGCAGACGCTGGTTGTGCCAGTGCGGAGGCCCCAGCCCCCCGCCGCTCCAGACGCCGGTAAAGTTCAGGATGGCGCGGGCAAATCCTCGGATGGTGGCAAACCCAGAGATGGAATGACGTCTGCCATCACCCCGGCAGTAAAGCCAGCGGATGCTCCTCCTTCCGCTCTGGCGAAGGCGAAGAACCTCTGGCCGATGAAGATCTTCTTTGCGCTCGTATCGGTAGGGCTTCTGATGTCTACTCTCACGGGCCTCTACATGGCTTACAAGTACATTCGAAACACACTTCTGATCACCGGTGTACTGGTGGCCGGGATTTTGATTCCAGTGCTGCTAACGTTCTTTTAG
- a CDS encoding TerC/Alx family metal homeostasis membrane protein, whose protein sequence is MSTTSLTHWIGFHVSLILLLAVEFAYARRSSHSRHTKSVVETVMWVAAALGFSLFILKSLGSESAIQYLAGYAIEEALSIDNLFVFLLLFKLFQIDADHQPKVLFWGVTGAIVMRGAFIAAGIGLLTKFHWISYIFAAILLFAAVRLLIPEKEEEKEATPSWIGWVSRLHPVSLRQDSFFVQENGRRMMTMLFLSLVAIEFTDVVFALDSIPAVLSITRHPFIAYTSNIMAVMGLRSLYFLLAHLLKKLQYLHFGLAAVLAFAAIKMLAASWIEVGPLTSLVVIVVLLGLTITISLALQSRHAKESRT, encoded by the coding sequence ATGTCCACAACCTCCCTCACGCACTGGATCGGGTTCCATGTAAGCCTCATCCTGCTGCTGGCGGTTGAGTTTGCGTACGCTCGTCGTTCAAGCCACAGTCGGCATACCAAGTCCGTCGTAGAGACGGTCATGTGGGTCGCTGCAGCACTAGGCTTCTCACTCTTCATCTTGAAGAGCTTAGGGTCAGAGTCAGCGATCCAATACCTCGCAGGGTATGCCATCGAAGAGGCGCTTTCGATCGACAACCTCTTCGTCTTCCTGCTCCTCTTCAAGCTCTTCCAGATCGATGCGGATCATCAGCCGAAGGTCCTGTTCTGGGGCGTCACAGGCGCCATCGTGATGCGCGGAGCATTCATCGCAGCCGGAATCGGACTGCTCACAAAGTTCCACTGGATCAGCTATATCTTCGCAGCCATCCTGCTCTTCGCAGCCGTCCGCCTGCTTATTCCCGAGAAGGAAGAAGAGAAAGAAGCGACGCCATCATGGATCGGGTGGGTCTCCAGGCTGCATCCCGTCAGTCTGCGACAGGATAGCTTCTTCGTCCAGGAGAATGGGCGGCGCATGATGACGATGCTCTTCCTGTCGCTGGTGGCAATCGAGTTCACGGACGTGGTCTTCGCGCTCGATTCCATCCCCGCGGTCCTCTCGATCACGAGGCATCCATTCATCGCCTACACCTCAAATATCATGGCCGTCATGGGCCTCAGGTCGCTGTATTTCCTGCTGGCCCACCTGCTGAAGAAACTGCAATACCTGCACTTTGGGCTGGCGGCGGTGCTGGCTTTCGCAGCGATCAAGATGCTGGCTGCATCATGGATCGAGGTAGGGCCGCTGACATCGCTTGTCGTAATCGTAGTGCTCCTGGGACTAACCATTACGATCTCACTAGCGCTCCAGAGCAGGCATGCGAAAGAATCTCGGACCTAA